Proteins from a genomic interval of Salinarchaeum sp. Harcht-Bsk1:
- a CDS encoding glycoside hydrolase family 3 C-terminal domain-containing protein — MDHQTDRVQELVDQLTREEKLSLVHGHVDPTRSATGYLPGVERLDVPEFRLVDGPLGVRVPGESSTAFPAPLAVAATFDPDLARQKGAAIGRETRALGQDSLLAPGLNLIRMPHCGRNFEYYSEDPVVTSAFAAASVEGVQSQDVIATPKHYVANNQETDRAVVSADVSERALRELYLPGFEAAVESGAGSVMTSYNRVNGTHMSENERLVTDVLKEEFGFDGYTVSDWYGTESTVAAANAGLDLEMPGIPMEAMMGPAMEDDGADAEDEAAEGDEASPDAGDAPEEIDLGEFEDGMPDPENHGQFAEPLGEAIDAGEVPESRLDDMVARVLGQMAACGALDGEQTDGAIDTDEHRELASEIASRGQVLLENDGVLPFADDVDVALVGPNLDEPTLGGGGSSETTPIEATTTVEGVEARASEGGGDVTVARGVAPIEDLSFFDLGEDDEEAEFDGSIDDAVAAAEDADVALVVVRDQATEALDRPDLRLPGDQDDLVEAVAAANENTVVAVRSSGPVELPWREDVAAILTSWYPGQADGESLATVCWGDVDASGRLPVTFAPESEYPARAPEQYPGVDGHASYDEGVFVGYRHFDAGRGTATYPFGHGHSYAAFEYRDATAVDESTVEVTVANVAERDGREVVQAYVRPPEADVERPERELGGFTAVDVPAGEERTVTIDLDDLAFAHYDEVGGWATPAGEYAVEIGRSAQDLRLSTTVER; from the coding sequence ATGGACCACCAGACCGACCGCGTCCAGGAGCTGGTCGACCAGCTCACGCGCGAGGAGAAGCTCTCGCTCGTGCACGGCCACGTCGACCCGACGCGTAGCGCAACGGGCTATCTCCCCGGCGTCGAGCGCCTCGACGTCCCGGAGTTCCGACTCGTCGACGGCCCGCTCGGCGTCCGGGTTCCGGGCGAGTCGTCGACGGCGTTCCCCGCGCCGCTTGCCGTCGCTGCGACGTTCGATCCGGACCTCGCTCGCCAGAAGGGTGCTGCCATCGGTCGCGAGACCCGTGCGCTGGGGCAGGACTCGTTGCTCGCCCCCGGCCTGAACCTGATCCGGATGCCCCACTGCGGCCGAAACTTCGAGTACTACAGCGAGGACCCGGTCGTGACCAGCGCGTTCGCCGCCGCGTCGGTCGAGGGCGTCCAGTCCCAGGACGTGATCGCGACGCCGAAGCACTACGTCGCGAACAACCAGGAGACCGACCGCGCCGTCGTCAGCGCCGACGTCTCCGAGCGCGCGCTTCGTGAACTCTACCTGCCGGGCTTCGAAGCGGCCGTCGAGTCCGGCGCGGGTTCGGTGATGACCTCCTACAACCGCGTGAACGGCACGCACATGTCCGAGAACGAGCGGCTCGTCACGGACGTCCTCAAGGAGGAGTTCGGCTTCGACGGTTACACCGTCTCGGACTGGTACGGGACGGAGAGCACGGTGGCCGCCGCCAACGCGGGGCTCGACCTCGAGATGCCAGGGATCCCGATGGAGGCGATGATGGGGCCCGCGATGGAAGACGACGGGGCCGATGCGGAGGACGAGGCCGCCGAGGGCGACGAAGCCAGCCCGGACGCCGGTGACGCACCCGAGGAGATCGACCTCGGCGAGTTCGAGGACGGCATGCCCGACCCCGAGAACCACGGCCAGTTTGCCGAGCCGCTCGGCGAGGCAATCGACGCTGGCGAGGTGCCCGAGTCGCGCCTCGACGACATGGTCGCTCGAGTCCTCGGGCAGATGGCTGCCTGTGGCGCGCTCGACGGCGAGCAGACCGACGGCGCGATCGACACTGACGAGCACCGCGAGCTCGCAAGCGAGATCGCCAGCCGCGGACAGGTCCTGCTGGAGAACGACGGCGTCCTGCCGTTCGCGGACGACGTCGACGTCGCGCTCGTGGGGCCGAACCTCGACGAACCGACGCTGGGTGGCGGTGGCTCCTCGGAGACGACGCCGATCGAGGCAACGACGACCGTCGAGGGCGTGGAGGCCCGGGCGTCCGAGGGCGGTGGCGACGTCACCGTCGCCCGCGGCGTGGCGCCCATCGAGGACCTCTCCTTCTTCGACCTCGGCGAGGACGACGAGGAGGCCGAGTTCGACGGCTCGATCGACGACGCGGTCGCCGCAGCCGAGGACGCGGACGTCGCACTCGTCGTCGTCCGCGACCAGGCAACCGAGGCGCTCGACCGTCCGGACCTCCGGCTGCCCGGCGACCAGGACGACCTCGTGGAGGCCGTGGCTGCCGCCAACGAGAACACGGTCGTCGCCGTCCGCTCTAGCGGCCCGGTCGAACTGCCGTGGCGCGAGGACGTCGCCGCGATCCTCACCTCCTGGTACCCCGGCCAGGCCGACGGCGAGTCGCTCGCCACCGTCTGCTGGGGCGACGTCGACGCGTCGGGTCGACTCCCGGTCACGTTCGCACCCGAGTCGGAGTACCCCGCCCGAGCGCCCGAGCAGTACCCCGGCGTCGACGGTCACGCCAGCTACGACGAGGGCGTCTTCGTCGGCTACCGGCACTTCGACGCCGGTCGCGGCACCGCGACGTATCCGTTCGGGCACGGCCACTCCTACGCGGCCTTCGAGTACCGCGACGCGACGGCCGTCGACGAGTCGACCGTGGAGGTGACGGTCGCGAACGTCGCCGAGCGCGACGGCCGCGAAGTGGTGCAGGCGTACGTCCGACCGCCGGAGGCCGACGTCGAGCGGCCCGAACGCGAACTCGGCGGGTTCACAGCCGTGGACGTGCCGGCAGGCGAGGAGCGGACCGTCACGATCGACCTCGACGACCTGGCGTTCGCCCACTACGACGAAGTCGGCGGCTGGGCGACGCCCGCGGGCGAGTACGCCGTCGAGATCGGGCGCTCTGCCCAGGATCTCCGGCTGTCGACCACGGTCGAGCGGTAG
- the arcS gene encoding archaeosine synthase subunit alpha yields the protein MTEYFEIHERDGAARLGELRLADPLRTPALVDDVLEDAGSLWSADRALPTGEEANGPAGTDDALTILPHRGLPAGTDPEVQSSFAPEYPQVDFPSAAVVHQDTAADLGQDAYVLSSAQGVVGHAAAFAEALVETREAIQPDSALYLPGVATPGNVATLVYAGVDLLDTDRAVIRGTQGRYLTTDGETWLEDFDDADELPCPCPACQQPAGTFDREDCVEHNVAALRAEVARVRAKIRNGSLRDYVEGQARHEQWHTATFRRLDQQWAYLEERTPLVRRGEITAASEDTLRRVEIQRYADRVTSRYRPRFDDYPLVLVPCSASKPYSDSQSHRQFHDAIDYRGHVVSITSPIGVVPAELELTYPAQHYDSVVTGEWSATEVEFVATVLAAYLERADYPRIVAHVPEDYRPIMERAIAELGDGADSLSVEYTVADHPTTEESLGNLDAALDGELRYSKGQRYRSIVRGIADYMLGDGAGDDVFDDVVVHGRYPKLQVDRADASERSDEGQLAAVVPQYGTLAFTLEGARAWTNSGAPVKRVEIDEFVPHGSALAPGVVDADDEIRPGDEVIVEGPLAFGVGRAAMSGPEMAASTRGVAVDVRHVEER from the coding sequence ATGACGGAGTACTTCGAGATCCACGAGCGGGACGGGGCGGCCCGGCTCGGCGAGCTTCGCCTGGCCGACCCCCTGCGGACACCGGCGCTCGTGGACGACGTGCTCGAAGACGCGGGCAGCCTGTGGAGCGCGGATCGCGCGCTCCCGACCGGTGAGGAGGCCAACGGGCCCGCGGGCACGGACGACGCGCTCACGATCCTGCCCCACCGGGGGCTCCCCGCGGGCACGGACCCCGAGGTCCAGTCCTCGTTCGCCCCCGAGTACCCCCAGGTGGACTTCCCCAGCGCCGCGGTGGTCCACCAGGATACTGCCGCTGATCTCGGGCAGGACGCCTACGTGCTCTCGAGTGCGCAGGGCGTCGTCGGCCACGCCGCCGCGTTCGCAGAAGCGCTCGTCGAGACCCGGGAGGCGATCCAACCCGATTCGGCGCTCTACCTCCCCGGGGTCGCCACGCCGGGCAACGTCGCGACGCTCGTCTACGCCGGCGTCGATCTCCTCGACACCGACCGGGCGGTGATCCGCGGTACGCAGGGCCGGTATCTCACGACCGACGGCGAGACGTGGCTCGAGGATTTCGACGACGCAGACGAACTGCCCTGCCCCTGCCCCGCCTGCCAGCAGCCCGCGGGCACGTTCGACCGCGAGGACTGCGTCGAGCACAACGTCGCCGCGTTGCGCGCCGAGGTCGCCCGCGTCCGCGCGAAGATCCGGAACGGCTCGCTCCGGGACTACGTCGAGGGCCAGGCTCGCCACGAGCAGTGGCACACCGCCACCTTCCGGCGGCTCGACCAGCAGTGGGCCTACCTCGAGGAACGGACGCCCCTCGTGCGGCGGGGCGAGATCACCGCGGCCTCCGAGGACACGCTCCGCCGGGTCGAGATCCAGCGCTACGCGGATCGAGTCACGTCGCGCTATCGCCCCAGATTCGACGACTACCCGCTCGTGCTAGTCCCCTGCTCGGCCTCGAAGCCCTACAGCGACTCCCAGAGCCACCGCCAGTTCCACGACGCGATCGACTACCGGGGGCACGTCGTCTCGATCACGAGTCCGATCGGCGTGGTCCCCGCCGAACTCGAACTCACCTACCCCGCCCAGCACTACGACTCGGTCGTGACCGGCGAGTGGTCGGCGACGGAGGTCGAGTTCGTCGCGACCGTCCTCGCAGCCTACCTCGAGCGCGCGGACTACCCCCGGATCGTCGCACACGTGCCGGAGGACTACCGACCGATCATGGAGCGGGCGATCGCTGAGCTTGGCGATGGCGCGGACTCGCTCTCCGTCGAGTACACCGTCGCCGACCACCCGACGACGGAGGAATCGCTGGGGAATCTCGACGCTGCCCTCGACGGCGAACTCCGCTACAGCAAGGGGCAGCGCTACCGCTCGATCGTCCGCGGGATTGCGGACTACATGCTCGGCGACGGCGCTGGCGACGACGTGTTCGACGACGTGGTCGTCCACGGTCGCTATCCGAAACTCCAGGTCGACCGTGCGGACGCCAGCGAGCGCTCCGACGAGGGCCAACTCGCCGCCGTCGTCCCGCAGTACGGCACCCTCGCATTCACGCTGGAGGGTGCTCGCGCGTGGACCAACTCCGGGGCACCGGTGAAGCGCGTCGAAATCGACGAGTTCGTCCCGCACGGCAGCGCGCTCGCGCCGGGGGTCGTCGACGCTGACGACGAGATCCGTCCCGGCGACGAGGTGATCGTCGAGGGGCCACTGGCGTTCGGCGTCGGGCGCGCTGCGATGTCCGGCCCGGAGATGGCAGCGAGTACGCGCGGGGTGGCGGTCGACGTGCGACACGTCGAGGAGCGCTGA
- a CDS encoding SPFH domain-containing protein, whose product MVDAVLLQEAVQGATIIGAVLLILAVVTVASAIEIVNAYEKRALTVFGEYRKLLEPGINFVPPFVSKTYTFDMRTQTLDVPRQEAITRDNSPVTADAVVYIKVMNAKKAFLEVDDYKRAVSNLAQTTLRAVLGDMELDDTLNKRQEINAKIRRELDEPTDEWGIRVESVEVREVNPSKDVQQAMEEQTSAERRRRAMILEAQGERRSAIEKAEGDKQSNIIRAQGEKQSQILEAQGDAISTVLRARSAESMGERAVIEKGMETLESIGQGESTTFVLPQELSSLIGRYGKHLTGSDVKQDGEMLDSLEFDAETRELLGLDDIEKIISNIDEEADMQGAIEEIEEQAEAVKEGQTATDIKDPDEVVDETADDFEFEEKS is encoded by the coding sequence ATGGTGGACGCAGTCCTGCTGCAAGAAGCCGTGCAGGGGGCGACGATCATCGGGGCCGTCCTGTTGATCCTCGCCGTCGTCACGGTCGCGAGCGCGATCGAGATCGTCAACGCCTACGAGAAGCGCGCGCTGACCGTCTTCGGGGAGTACCGGAAGCTCCTCGAGCCGGGGATCAACTTCGTGCCGCCGTTCGTCTCGAAGACCTACACCTTCGACATGCGAACGCAGACCCTCGACGTCCCCCGCCAGGAGGCGATCACGCGGGACAACTCGCCGGTCACCGCCGACGCCGTCGTCTACATCAAGGTGATGAACGCCAAGAAGGCGTTCCTCGAGGTCGACGACTACAAGCGGGCCGTCTCCAACCTCGCCCAGACGACGCTGCGCGCCGTGCTCGGCGACATGGAACTCGACGACACGCTCAACAAGCGCCAGGAGATCAACGCGAAGATCCGCCGCGAACTCGACGAGCCCACCGACGAGTGGGGCATCCGCGTCGAGTCGGTCGAGGTCCGCGAGGTCAACCCCTCCAAGGACGTCCAGCAGGCGATGGAGGAACAGACCTCCGCGGAGCGCCGTCGCCGCGCCATGATCCTCGAAGCGCAGGGTGAACGTCGCAGTGCGATCGAGAAGGCCGAGGGTGACAAGCAGTCCAACATCATTCGCGCCCAGGGTGAGAAGCAGTCCCAGATCCTCGAGGCGCAGGGTGACGCGATCTCGACGGTCCTGCGTGCCCGTTCCGCCGAGTCGATGGGCGAGCGCGCAGTCATCGAGAAGGGGATGGAGACCCTGGAGTCGATCGGCCAGGGCGAATCGACGACGTTCGTCCTGCCCCAGGAGCTGTCCTCGCTGATCGGCCGCTACGGCAAGCACCTCACCGGCTCCGACGTCAAGCAGGACGGCGAGATGCTCGACTCGCTGGAGTTCGACGCCGAGACCCGGGAACTCCTCGGCCTCGACGACATCGAGAAGATCATCTCCAACATCGACGAGGAGGCCGACATGCAAGGGGCGATCGAGGAGATCGAGGAGCAAGCAGAGGCCGTCAAGGAAGGCCAGACCGCCACCGACATCAAGGATCCCGACGAGGTCGTCGACGAGACCGCCGACGATTTCGAGTTCGAGGAGAAGTCCTGA
- the pyk gene encoding pyruvate kinase produces MRNAKIVCTLGPASGSRETIRELAQAGMSVARLNASHGDRADRRAMIERVRSVDRELDRPVAVMLDLQGPEIRTAPLEEPIELETGSMVQFVEGETATPETVGLSIPIDGVEADDRMLLDDGRIEAVVSEVDEDGVLARIVSGGELGGRKGVNLPGVDLDLDVVTAKDRADLELAADPGVDFVAASFVRDRDDVLAVNEAAEDAGADVPIVAKIERAGAVDNLGGIVDAAYGVMVARGDLGVELPMEDVPIIQKRIIREARNAGVPVITATEMLDSMIHERRPTRAEASDVANAVLDGTDAVMLSGETAVGEHPVQVVEAMDRIVSQAERSGEYAELREQRVPSAGESRTGAIARSARFLARDLGASAVVAASESGYTALKTAKFRPPVPVVAATPNEAVRRQLALSAGVIPMSRSFVDGGADKVVETAVGAALDASVAESGDTVVVLSGMMTELEGAQTTNMLKVHVAAETVATGRSVVDGRVSGPVATAPDGDLGAVAEGSVLVLDSEFEAEFSGDPARLAGIVDARKGMTGYPAMVARELEIPMISGAPMAESVAPGDEVTLDAERGVVYAGAIDPGADREGRSLDSAERV; encoded by the coding sequence ATGCGCAACGCGAAGATCGTCTGTACGCTGGGGCCCGCCTCCGGCTCCCGCGAAACCATCCGGGAGCTGGCTCAGGCCGGGATGTCCGTCGCCCGGCTCAACGCCAGCCACGGGGACCGCGCGGACCGCCGCGCCATGATCGAGCGCGTCCGGTCGGTCGACCGGGAGCTCGATCGCCCCGTCGCGGTCATGCTCGACCTCCAGGGTCCGGAGATCCGGACCGCGCCACTCGAGGAACCGATCGAGCTCGAGACTGGCTCGATGGTCCAGTTCGTAGAGGGGGAGACCGCGACCCCCGAGACCGTCGGCCTCTCGATCCCGATCGACGGCGTCGAGGCCGACGACCGGATGCTGCTCGACGACGGCCGCATCGAGGCAGTCGTCTCCGAGGTCGACGAGGACGGCGTCCTCGCCCGGATCGTCAGCGGCGGCGAACTCGGCGGCCGCAAGGGCGTCAACCTCCCCGGCGTCGACCTCGACCTCGACGTCGTCACCGCCAAGGACCGCGCCGACCTGGAACTGGCCGCCGACCCCGGCGTCGACTTCGTCGCCGCGAGCTTCGTCCGCGACCGCGACGACGTCCTGGCCGTCAACGAAGCCGCCGAGGACGCAGGCGCCGACGTCCCGATCGTCGCCAAGATCGAGCGGGCCGGCGCCGTCGACAACCTCGGTGGGATCGTCGATGCCGCCTACGGCGTGATGGTCGCCCGCGGGGACCTCGGCGTCGAGTTGCCGATGGAGGACGTCCCGATCATCCAAAAGCGGATCATCCGGGAGGCGAGGAACGCGGGCGTCCCCGTCATCACCGCGACGGAGATGCTGGACTCGATGATTCACGAGCGCCGCCCGACCCGCGCGGAGGCCTCCGACGTCGCGAACGCCGTCCTCGACGGCACCGACGCGGTGATGCTCTCCGGCGAGACTGCCGTCGGCGAGCACCCTGTCCAGGTCGTCGAGGCGATGGACCGGATCGTCAGCCAGGCCGAGCGGAGCGGGGAGTACGCGGAGCTACGCGAGCAGCGCGTGCCCTCCGCCGGCGAGAGCCGGACCGGCGCGATCGCCCGCTCGGCGCGCTTCCTCGCCCGCGACCTCGGCGCCTCGGCGGTCGTCGCCGCCTCCGAGTCCGGCTACACCGCGCTCAAGACGGCGAAGTTCCGGCCACCGGTGCCGGTCGTCGCGGCGACGCCGAACGAGGCGGTTCGCCGCCAACTCGCTCTCTCCGCTGGCGTCATCCCGATGTCTCGCTCCTTCGTCGACGGTGGCGCGGACAAGGTCGTCGAGACGGCCGTCGGCGCAGCCCTCGACGCGTCGGTCGCCGAGAGTGGTGACACGGTCGTCGTGCTCTCCGGGATGATGACCGAACTGGAGGGCGCCCAGACGACGAACATGCTCAAGGTGCACGTCGCTGCCGAGACGGTCGCGACGGGCCGATCCGTCGTCGACGGCCGGGTCTCCGGGCCGGTCGCCACCGCACCGGACGGCGACCTCGGCGCCGTGGCCGAGGGCTCCGTGCTCGTCCTCGACTCGGAGTTCGAAGCGGAGTTTTCGGGCGACCCCGCGCGCCTCGCCGGCATCGTCGACGCGCGAAAGGGGATGACGGGCTACCCGGCGATGGTCGCTCGCGAACTCGAGATCCCCATGATCAGCGGCGCGCCGATGGCCGAGTCGGTGGCGCCAGGCGACGAGGTGACGCTCGACGCCGAGCGCGGCGTCGTGTACGCGGGTGCCATCGACCCAGGGGCCGACCGCGAGGGCCGGTCGCTGGACTCGGCCGAGCGCGTCTAA
- a CDS encoding winged helix-turn-helix domain-containing protein, whose product MATTQAPDEEAYADGTPIVELLGDSARVKLLSVFAGKRSREFTISELAENAGISRKSVYNHVDELVEFGVAQPIEAGSGTRYRTAETAVAQKLFELDGVTLQRLVE is encoded by the coding sequence ATGGCCACAACCCAGGCACCCGACGAGGAAGCCTACGCAGACGGCACCCCAATCGTGGAACTCCTCGGGGATTCCGCCCGCGTGAAGCTCCTCTCCGTGTTCGCCGGGAAGCGTTCCCGCGAGTTCACGATCTCGGAACTCGCTGAGAACGCCGGGATTTCACGCAAGAGCGTTTACAACCACGTCGACGAACTCGTCGAGTTCGGCGTCGCCCAACCCATCGAAGCCGGCAGCGGCACGCGGTACAGGACCGCAGAGACCGCGGTCGCACAGAAGCTGTTCGAACTCGACGGCGTGACCCTCCAGCGACTCGTCGAGTAG
- a CDS encoding NfeD family protein has protein sequence MAVFGFELPLLLVLIGLGLMIAEALAPGANFIVLGVALLFAGMLGLVVAPLASPIALAGLTLLFGALALFLYREYDIYGGTAEQTSDSDSLRGATGRVVDRVTETDGRVKLDGGGFNPFYQARTVDREIAEGEEIIVVDPGGGNVVTVTALEGLEDDEIDRELARESEGGEPVGERESQTGA, from the coding sequence ATGGCAGTGTTCGGATTCGAGTTGCCGCTGCTCCTGGTGTTGATCGGGCTCGGCCTGATGATCGCCGAAGCGCTGGCACCGGGAGCGAACTTCATCGTGCTCGGGGTCGCCTTGCTGTTTGCCGGGATGCTCGGCCTCGTCGTCGCGCCGCTGGCGTCGCCGATCGCGCTGGCGGGGCTCACCCTGCTGTTCGGCGCCCTCGCGCTCTTCCTCTACCGGGAGTACGACATCTACGGCGGCACTGCCGAGCAGACGAGCGACTCCGACTCGCTCCGGGGCGCCACCGGCCGCGTCGTCGATCGCGTCACCGAGACCGACGGCCGGGTCAAACTCGACGGCGGCGGCTTCAATCCCTTCTACCAGGCGCGGACCGTGGATCGCGAAATCGCGGAGGGCGAGGAGATCATCGTCGTCGATCCCGGCGGCGGTAACGTCGTGACCGTCACGGCGCTGGAGGGCCTCGAAGACGACGAGATCGACCGCGAACTCGCCCGGGAGTCCGAGGGCGGCGAACCCGTCGGCGAACGCGAGTCCCAGACCGGCGCCTGA
- a CDS encoding PAS domain S-box protein, which translates to MFDPSAPEDASEVLDRFVDNLPGIAYRCEPEAPWKMTFLRGQVESLTGYDSAEFEANDVSYGSLVLAADHDDLERTVQRAVEERRQFTANYRIETRTGETKHVFERGVPVVENGGTTALEGIIVDVSQRKAYQERLHRQNDLFAHTQQLANVGGWELDSTSETLRWTDQAKRIHGLPLQASPSVDEAIEFYHPEDRPVIRNAVDRALAEGEPFDHELRIRTTHGEQRWVKTRGVPQVEDGEVVRLRGAIQDVTERLEREQSLRSEQAFTESILEAIPDPLYAFDETGSFTRWNDRFEEVTGYIDAEIAGMSPLDFVAEADRDRVREHVQRVLERGEATTVRAALRTKSGEEIPYELTGAPRETDADAHAELVGIGRDVSDRLQRERRFEAVFNNTYQFTGLVDTDGNIVEVNQAGLAFAGASRDDAIGTPLWDALEFTGEADEEAVKRGFQRAIDGEIFRDELRVVGHDRVAVIDFSIRPITDRDGEVTLLVPEGRDISEIKERERLLHVLHRLLRHNIRNDLNTVRGYADLVAEEIDDEATLDHLDRLTDAATNLLTTSEKAKVMMDSILDPHRGSEPAELRSSIESVAKRQRSQFPAATIEVRVDASGPLPVDPRVEVAVEQLVENGVEHNASEAPAVTVTATREGADAVVEIVDDGNGIADDEWAMVDAEVRDEQTQLRHGSGMGLLLTRWIVDDVGGQLAYDDRDTEGSVVSLRLPLAGGTDE; encoded by the coding sequence GTGTTCGACCCCAGCGCGCCGGAGGACGCGAGCGAGGTGCTCGACCGGTTCGTCGACAACCTGCCGGGGATCGCCTACCGCTGTGAGCCGGAGGCACCGTGGAAGATGACGTTCCTGCGCGGGCAAGTCGAGTCACTTACCGGCTACGACTCGGCCGAATTCGAAGCGAACGACGTCAGCTACGGGAGTCTCGTCCTCGCAGCGGACCACGACGACCTCGAGCGCACCGTGCAGCGTGCAGTCGAGGAGCGGCGCCAGTTTACGGCCAACTACCGAATCGAGACGCGGACGGGCGAGACGAAACACGTGTTCGAACGCGGCGTTCCCGTCGTCGAGAACGGCGGGACGACCGCGCTCGAGGGCATCATCGTCGACGTCTCCCAGCGCAAGGCCTACCAGGAGCGCCTGCACCGCCAGAACGACCTCTTCGCGCACACCCAGCAGCTGGCGAACGTCGGCGGCTGGGAACTCGATTCGACGAGCGAAACGCTCCGATGGACCGACCAGGCCAAGCGGATCCACGGCCTGCCGCTCCAGGCGTCGCCGTCGGTGGACGAGGCCATCGAGTTCTACCACCCCGAGGACCGCCCCGTGATACGGAACGCGGTCGATCGGGCACTGGCCGAGGGCGAACCCTTCGATCACGAACTACGGATACGCACCACGCACGGCGAGCAGCGCTGGGTCAAGACCCGCGGCGTCCCGCAGGTCGAGGACGGCGAGGTCGTTCGCCTCAGAGGCGCGATTCAGGACGTCACCGAGCGACTGGAGCGCGAACAGTCCCTGCGGAGCGAACAGGCGTTCACGGAGAGCATCCTCGAGGCGATTCCGGACCCCCTGTACGCGTTCGACGAAACTGGATCGTTCACTCGGTGGAACGATCGCTTCGAGGAGGTGACCGGCTACATCGACGCAGAGATCGCGGGGATGTCGCCACTCGATTTCGTCGCGGAAGCGGACCGGGATCGCGTCCGCGAACACGTGCAGCGGGTGCTCGAACGAGGTGAGGCCACGACGGTCCGGGCCGCACTCCGCACGAAGTCGGGGGAGGAGATACCCTACGAGTTGACGGGTGCTCCCAGAGAGACGGACGCCGACGCTCACGCAGAACTCGTCGGCATCGGTCGCGACGTGTCCGATCGGCTGCAGCGGGAGCGTCGGTTCGAGGCGGTGTTCAACAACACCTACCAGTTCACCGGGCTGGTCGACACCGACGGCAACATCGTCGAGGTCAATCAGGCCGGGCTGGCCTTCGCGGGTGCCTCGCGGGACGATGCCATCGGCACCCCACTGTGGGACGCTCTCGAGTTCACCGGCGAGGCCGACGAAGAAGCGGTGAAACGGGGATTTCAACGCGCGATTGACGGAGAGATCTTTCGCGACGAGTTACGGGTGGTCGGTCACGACCGCGTCGCCGTGATCGACTTCTCGATCCGACCGATCACCGACCGCGACGGCGAGGTGACGCTGCTCGTCCCCGAGGGGCGAGACATTTCGGAAATCAAGGAACGGGAGCGGCTCCTCCACGTGCTACACCGGCTCCTCCGGCACAATATCCGCAACGACCTCAATACGGTCCGTGGCTACGCGGACCTCGTCGCGGAAGAGATCGACGACGAGGCGACGCTCGACCACCTCGATCGCCTCACCGACGCCGCGACGAACCTCCTCACGACCAGCGAGAAGGCGAAGGTGATGATGGACTCGATCCTCGACCCCCACCGCGGCTCGGAGCCGGCCGAACTCCGATCGTCGATCGAGTCGGTCGCAAAGCGGCAGCGGTCGCAGTTCCCAGCAGCCACGATCGAGGTTCGGGTCGACGCGTCGGGCCCGCTCCCCGTCGACCCGCGAGTCGAGGTGGCCGTCGAGCAACTCGTCGAGAACGGCGTCGAACACAACGCCAGCGAGGCCCCGGCAGTGACCGTCACGGCGACGCGAGAAGGAGCGGACGCCGTCGTCGAGATCGTCGACGACGGGAACGGGATCGCCGACGACGAGTGGGCGATGGTCGACGCCGAGGTGCGCGACGAGCAGACACAGCTCCGTCACGGGAGCGGGATGGGTCTCCTGCTGACGCGCTGGATCGTCGACGACGTCGGCGGGCAACTGGCCTACGACGACAGGGACACCGAGGGAAGCGTGGTCTCACTCCGGCTGCCGCTCGCGGGGGGCACGGACGAATAG
- a CDS encoding HAD family hydrolase, with translation MSETAVWFDLDGTLLQHERTFDAFVRDALVASGVVNPPEQAHDVFAERIFGALERCEDDPIERAFEAVDAQLGIDVDTAAAADAYREIEVDGTTLADGARETIDAAAERAAAVGVLSNGEGDLQRAKLDAHDLADAFDAVVISNEVGARKPDPEIFATAADRLSANGVDAAEHVFVADEYETDIGPAEQAGWSAIHVRNDEGPSGSVNRVGSLGTLLL, from the coding sequence ATGTCCGAGACTGCAGTCTGGTTCGACCTCGACGGCACTTTGCTCCAGCACGAGCGAACGTTCGACGCGTTCGTGCGGGACGCCCTCGTCGCGAGCGGGGTGGTGAACCCGCCCGAGCAGGCCCACGACGTCTTCGCCGAGCGGATCTTCGGCGCGCTGGAACGCTGCGAGGACGATCCGATCGAGCGCGCTTTCGAGGCCGTCGACGCACAGCTCGGGATCGACGTCGACACCGCGGCGGCAGCCGACGCCTATCGCGAAATCGAAGTCGACGGGACGACGCTCGCCGACGGTGCACGCGAGACGATCGACGCGGCCGCCGAGCGCGCGGCGGCCGTCGGCGTCCTCTCCAACGGCGAGGGCGACCTCCAGCGCGCGAAACTCGACGCCCACGACCTCGCGGACGCCTTCGACGCTGTCGTCATCTCCAACGAGGTCGGCGCGCGCAAGCCCGACCCGGAAATCTTCGCCACGGCTGCCGATCGCCTCAGCGCGAACGGCGTCGACGCCGCCGAGCACGTGTTCGTCGCCGACGAGTACGAGACGGACATCGGCCCCGCCGAGCAGGCAGGGTGGTCCGCCATTCACGTTCGGAACGACGAGGGACCCTCCGGGAGCGTGAACCGGGTGGGATCGTTGGGAACCCTGTTGCTGTAG